Genomic segment of Psychrobacter sanguinis:
ATTCCATAAATCCCCGCAACGGCTGTCGGTACAGCTAATATACCAGCCCAAGCAGCCAGTTTGCGTACCACCTCGTTTTGCCCCATATTGACCATCGCCATATAAGTGTCCATTGCCACACTCAACATCTCATTAAGTCCATTGACTGCATCTATCGCACGTAATAGATGGTCATTGACGTCCCTAAAATAGGGCTTGGCAATACTTGGGAACACAGAAACCAGTTCATTTTTTTTATGATTAATGAAGAAGTTACAGATGTCCTGTACCGGCATCATTACCGCGCGCATATGAACCAGTTGCGATTTCAAGGTGTATAAGCTTTGCAGAATCTCTTTACTGAATTTATAAGAAAAAATATTACGTTCTTGCTCTCTTAAGTATTCCCCTAAGCTATCAGTAATAGGTAGGTAGCTGTCGACCACATAATCTAGGACCGCATGAAGCACGAATACCGGACCCATAGACATTTTTTCAGGACGTCGATGGCAATAAGCTCTAACCGGTGCATAAGAGCTTGAGGCGCCGGTGCGAATAGTAATAATGTAATTACTGCCCATGAACATCGAAGTAGTTCCGTAATGGATATTGTTTTGGGCTAAGTAAGCGGTCCTTACAACGACGAATAAGGAATCGTTGCCATAGGTTTCGATTTTAGCGCGCTGATTTTCGTTAAATGCATCCTCTAGCGCTAGTTCGTGAATATCAAAAGCCCTCTGTACTGCTTGGATAGTCTCAATACTGGGGTCATATAAACCAAGCCAGATGAATTGTCCTTTATTGGACAAAGTTCTACTGACCTCATCTAACTCTATCTTTTCAATGAATTCGCCAGTTTTACGCGAATAGACACAGCAATTAACTATCTCATTAATACCCGATCGTTCAAAATCTTCTACCCGCTCTGCATCTGGGTCGTAGACCGGCATAGTAGGTGACATAAAGGACAGAGCTTGTTGCTCTTCTTTATATTTTAGATCGGACATAGTGAATCCTCATGGCTTCTAATAACAAAGCAGGGCAGTTCGAGTATAATTTTAAGTTTATGAGCTATGTTAATCACAGTTAATTAACTACAAGAAGCGCAAAAAATTAGCCTGATTGTTTAAGTTATAACTTCTTATGATCTCTAATTTGAGGCGCATTATAAGGCGTATTTTTTTAAAGTTTCCATATCTACCAATTCTAATAAGCTCTCATGACAGGCCTCAAGCTTAATTTGGGGGGCCATATCGTGGTCTAGTGCATCTAGCCAGCGTAAGGCACAGATGCACCAATAATCGCCAGGCTTTAACCCCGGGAATCCAAACTCAGGCACAGGCGTGATTAAGTCATTACCGGTCTTGGCTGAAAAGTTTAAAAATTCACTGGTCATTTTGGCGCAGACGGTGTGTTGACCGACATCTTGTGGGCCTGTATGACAAAAGCCGTTACGGTAGTAGCCAGTGATGGGATCAAAACAGCAGCTCGCCAAAAAAGTGCCTAAAACGTTTCTTTGATTTAAATTTGGGTCAGGATGATGTGAGGGCATAAATAATTCTCTTTTAATGTCCAATTTATTCAATAAAAATAAGGACCTAAGATTGATAGCACAATGATATGGCCCTATGAGACAGTGACTTAAATTGACCGTAAAGGGTTGGTTTGGAGTAAGTGGGGTCTAAAATTAAACAAAATAGTAACACATCTCACCAATTTATATTTATAGAGACTGGCAAGTTAATGTGGTTTAAAAAGATTATTTTTCAATAAGTTAAATCTACTAATAAATTAAAATGGCCAGTATAATCTGTCATTATTATAGAAAAAAATTACACTATAGAAGGTTATTAGAGCTTATTAGAGCATAGGTGTTTAGAGAAAGGCAAAGTTGAGTTTAGCCACACAATGATTGTAAGGAATTTTTAGTTTTATCTGGGGTTTCTCTAGGCGAAAGCGATGAGCTATGCTAGACTTAAAGTCATAAATTAATCAGCTCATTAAGTAGCGGATTTGGCCATAGCATGATAAAGACATGTTAAAATGACATTGAAGATATGAGTTTAGTGCTTAATGTCGGCCAATGCATCTATTCAAACAGCAGATGATTTAAGCATATTGGCTTGGTAAATTTTTTACCAAGTGGGCTTAGAATGAACTTAATTATTTACAGCAAAACGGTTCATAGCAAAACGGTGTACGCCGTTTAATTGTGTGCTCAGCCGAAATGTACAGAGTGCCAAATGCGTGAATTATTGTGGCTTAGCCCGTACAGAGATT
This window contains:
- the corA gene encoding magnesium/cobalt transporter CorA, producing MSDLKYKEEQQALSFMSPTMPVYDPDAERVEDFERSGINEIVNCCVYSRKTGEFIEKIELDEVSRTLSNKGQFIWLGLYDPSIETIQAVQRAFDIHELALEDAFNENQRAKIETYGNDSLFVVVRTAYLAQNNIHYGTTSMFMGSNYIITIRTGASSSYAPVRAYCHRRPEKMSMGPVFVLHAVLDYVVDSYLPITDSLGEYLREQERNIFSYKFSKEILQSLYTLKSQLVHMRAVMMPVQDICNFFINHKKNELVSVFPSIAKPYFRDVNDHLLRAIDAVNGLNEMLSVAMDTYMAMVNMGQNEVVRKLAAWAGILAVPTAVAGIYGMNFDFMPELHYQYSYFIVLGAIFLTCFILYRQFRKSGWL
- a CDS encoding DUF2237 family protein, whose amino-acid sequence is MPSHHPDPNLNQRNVLGTFLASCCFDPITGYYRNGFCHTGPQDVGQHTVCAKMTSEFLNFSAKTGNDLITPVPEFGFPGLKPGDYWCICALRWLDALDHDMAPQIKLEACHESLLELVDMETLKKYAL